AACGCCGCAAGACTGTCACAAGCGCGGCTCCTCTCCGCTCTTGCTTGGTGCAGCTGGGCCGTCAACGCACGTAGGGAGCCGTCGCGGCGGGTGAGCGCGTCTTCAACACCCAGCGCGGCCGACAGAAGAATGAGACCTAAATTAATGGAAGAAGGAGCAATGACGTACCTGGTAGTCATCAAGGCGCACCTGCTCTGCCCGCACCTGGTGCAGTTACGCGGTCAATGCGCATAGGGAGCTGTTACAGGCGTGTCTTCTACGTTGAGTGCCGCTAGAAGAATGAGTTCTAAACTGATGGAAGAAGAAAGAGCAATGTCGCACCTGGTAATCATCCAAACGCGCCTGCAGCGCCGCAAGACTGTCGCAAGCGCGACTTCTCTCCGCTCTTGCTTGATGTAGCTGGGCCGTCAACGCACGCAGGGAGCCGTCGCGGCGGGTGGTGCTCCGAAAGAAGAAAAAGATCTAAACTGACGGAAGAAGAAACTTCCTGCCGCACCTGGTAGTCATCCAATCGCGCCTGCAGCGCCGCTAGACTGTCGCAAGCGCGGCTTCTCTCCGCTCGTGCTTGATGCAGCTGTGCCGTCAGCGCACGCAAAGAGCCGTCACGGATTGTAACCGCATCCTCCACGCCCAGTGCCCCGAAAGAAGAACGAGATCTCGACTGACCAAAGAAGAATCTTCCTAACGCACCTGGTAATCATCTAAACGCGCCTGCAGCGCCGCAAGACTGTCACAAGCGCGGCTCCTCTCAGCTCGTGCTTGGTGCAGCTGGGCCGTCAACGCTCGCAAGGAGCCGTCGCGCCTGGTGAGCGCGTCCTCAACACCCAGCGCGGCCGACAGCgaggcgcccgcgcccgcgcccgtcgGCGTGATGGATCCCTCGTCCTGGAATATGAGACACGAATGTTAAATCCTGTTCGATATCGAAAACCTAGTCAAACCTTATACATAGtattcacacacacacacacactgacACGCGGTACAATAGAgattagaataaataaataaatctttggacaatttcacacagcgccagctagccccaaagtaagcaacttaatgcttgtgttatgggtgctagcttaacagatatactacttatacactttttttattttttttatttgtaaatatttagtctacataggttaattatttatattattcttaattttctCCCATAATAAATTACCTATTGATAATACATTTATCATAGAACATAATTTAATAcattcatacatattatacatagtcacacccagacccgtcacagaaattaaaattcatcatttaaatttctgcccggccgggaatcgaacccgggacctctcggcatagtagtccgttctgaaccactacacgaAACGGCAGAATAAGTTCTACTTAAATATTGTTAACACAAGAGCGGTGTTTCCTAACACAAGCAACTGTATGCTTAAAAGGAAACTCCAAACCctgtatgttattttatttaatgtacttttgtaatgaaataaaatattatttgttccGTGCCAATATCCGGAATCCATCTTGTTGAGTAAAGCCCCTGTCTTTTTCATGGTTTTTTCGTCTTAGCCACTTCCTCCCTTCGACTTCCGGCGCCACCATCGCTCGTTTTGGTGGGGGCAATGGCGGCGACCGGAATATGGCGCGGCTTTTTGATCATAACACGTCTTAGCAATAATTATTGGTtttttcttataaaaatctACCCAagtatatttaaataataataataaaagtgaatCCTCCCTTCATTATGGAGAACGAAAATAGTGAAAATGTGCAACGAAGTGATAATTTTGGTGAAAGTTCATCGCGAAGAAGAAGTCGTTCTCCAAGTACGAGCAGTGCGTCGTCGTCGGAGGATTCGAGTCCGGAAAGAAGACCGAAACGATCGAGAAAGGAAAGCGTGAGTGACATGAGATTTGAATTTCTGTCGCAACAGGTAGCTTTTTTGACTAATTTAATTACTCAAAAGCAATTAGAGCCACAAGCATGCGTGGCGCCGGCGATCCAAGAGGTCAGTGAACCCGTCCGTTGTCCGGTTGGCGAGCTGGGCCTCCGCCCACCGCCTGACACGGTTGCAACCGATAGTCAGCAATTAAAATTATCGGATTTGTCGACTTCACTGAAGGATCCGCCATTTCCTAAAGCTAACGAGACTCATTTAGCTAAATTATCTCAGTTACAAAGATTTAAATGCAACGATTGGTATGCAATTCGTTTTTCTGAAACACAGAAAAAATACCTAGCTACCCCGGGTTTTATAGAACTCAACATCAACGATGAATTGAGACGTTTCAAAGAGTCTAGTGCCAATGAAGATCGTTTGTATCTTTTAGAGAGGACCTACGCTGCATTATCGAGCGCTATTCTGACTCAGAAAGACGAATTGCTTATGACTTTACAAAACTTAGTAGATTGGTCGAATGATAAAAATACAACGCTCACGCCCAAatctttatttgataaaattgAGCAATCATTTGGTAAAGAGAGTAATTATACAAAAGTAACTGATGACATTTTACAAATATGTTGCGGCAGGAGGGCTGACTGTATTCACATGCGCAGGGAGTGTATTTTAAAGCAAATTTCAGAGGAATATCATTGCGGAGCCTTGCAAAAAATTCCTCCAAGTGCAGATAATTTGTTTGATGGCGACTTATTGGCAACATACCTTCAAAAAATTGGGGGGGCCGAAAAACTAACACCTTCATTACAGACTACGCACCATGTGGGACCGAATCGAAATCGTTCCAGCGACAATACGCCGAAGCCGTCGACGAGCAAACAATCTGGCGGCAACAATTTTCGAGGTAACTCTTCAGGCTCGAAGGACAAAAATAAAGGTCATGGCAAGTCTTTTGACAACAGGACATCTACCAACAAGAACAAGCGAGTCTATAAGGGTAAGAAACCAAGGTCACACTCCCCTGCCAAAAATAATCgtgcatgactacaaaagcttTCGGGGTGGTTGTCTGCGGCAATATTTGCatgtttgggaaaccctgggaGCTCCCGATCACATATGCAAACTGCTGAAAGGAGTACGTATCCCGTTTATAATGAAGCCACCCCTAATATCACCCAATCAATCGATTATCAAACATTTCGAAACAAAAAGAAGTCGTCACATGTCTCAACAAATAAAGCAAATGTTAGACACACATGTACTAGAGAGGGCACAGATAAATCCCAGTTACCTATCGAAGTTTTTTCTAGTGCCAAAAGCCGACGGTTCATTCCGTCCCATTTTCAATTTGAAACAGTTAAACAAATTTGTCAAATTGAAAAAGTTTCATCTGTTCAGTCATTTTCGCGTGCCAAGTTTCTTACAGAGCGAAGACTGGATGGTGAAGGTGGATCTCAGCCAAGCGTACTTTCATCTACCTATAGCCGAGCAGCATCGAAGGTTCCTGAGACTGATCTACAACGGCGAGCTGCTCCAGATGACCTGCCTTCCGTTTGGCCTGTCATCGGCACCGAGAACGTTCACTTCCCTGACGAACTGGATCGCAGAATATCTGAGGAGTCACAATATCAGGTGTGTGGTTTATTTGGACGATTTCTTGCTGGTCAATCAGTCTCGCCATATTTTACACGACCACGTCGTTTTTATGGTGAGCCTGATGCGACGACTCGGATGGACGATCAACGTGGACAAATCTGTACTGGTTCCGACTCAACGCCTGGAGTTTCTGGGAGTTACATGGgacaccaaactcaacacgaaGTCCCTGTCGGAACCGAAGCGCCTAACGCTACGCATGGCCCTTCAAAGTCAGATGTCCAGGGGCAGCTGGTCTCTCCGACAAGCCCAGTCACTTCTGGGGAGACTCAACTTTGCCTCATTCGTCGTACGCAGAGGGCGACTACACTGTCGGACTATGCAGTACTACAGCCGACAGCTTCCCAAAGCGCACCCCTACAAGCGAGTAAGTATACCAGAACCTGTTCTTACCGAGATGAGTTGGTGGATGGAAGCCGTACGGGACTCGTCAGCGATACATACAGCCCCGATATCACACCTGCTGACCACGGACGCGTCCGACTACGGCTGGGCAGCTCAACTGGGAGATGTGAACATGTCAGGTCAGTGGACAAAACGACAACTCACATGGCATGCCAACCTCAAAGAGCTCTATGCGGTTTTCGCGGCGATACAACAGAGCGAGTCGCTACAGAATGCTCACATATTGTTACAAACGGACAACCGTACGGTAGTGGCGTACGTCAACAAGGAAGGCGGAACCAGATCGAAGAAACTGTTAGACCTCACTCGGCGACTGTTGACAGTAATGGACCAGCTCAATATTCATCTGACGGCACAGTACTTCCCGGGCAGATTCAACTGCGAAGTGGACGCATTATCCCGGGGCCAGGCCTGCCCGGAGTGGAATTTGACCGAGGAAGCCACGAATGTAATATTCCAGATGTGGGGAACGCCGGAAGTGGACTTGTTCGCATCGAAGACGGCTCACGTGGTTCGGAGGTACGTAACAATGGACACGCAGGACGACGAAGCAATTTTTCACAACGCCTTCCTGCAGCAGTGGGATTACGACCTGGCGTGGCTGTTCCCTCCGCCGAATTTGATTCCCCAAGTACTGTCGTATCTCAACACGGCGAAAGGTCGGTATGTTTTGATCACCCCGAAGTGGAACAAGGTCTTTTGGAGAGCGGACCTTCAAGCCCGCGCCATTCGGGGACCATACCGCATACCGAACCTGGAACAAGTACTCATCGACACGAGAACCGAGATGCATCCGCCCCAGATCCACGAAATATGTTTGGAGGCATGGCTGGTATCGGGTGGTTTGATGAGATAAAAGGTTGGTCGCAAGAAGAAACGTCTCTGTTAATGTCTAGCTGGCGAAAATCCACTTTAAATACCTATAGACCGGCGTGGAACAAATGGAAAACCTGGTGCGGCGCTAACTCCATCTCCTACACCAGCCCGAGCCCGGAGCAAGTCGCTCGTTATCTGGCACACTTGCATAACGACGAGGGTTTGGCTTATCGTACAATTTTGGTCCACAAATCTGTCATAGCGACTTTCACAAATACTAATTTGTCATCTAACTTTTTTGTCAAGCATATTCTTAAGGCTGTTTCAGTGGCAAAAGAGAAGAAAACCAAACCACCTATCTGGAATGTAAAGGAGCTATTAAAATGTTTGGAAAATAGTGCACCTGATTCTAGCAATCTATATCAGGTATCCCGTCGTGCTGCGATTTTATTGCTGTTAGCATCGGGACGCAGAGTACACGACCTTACCCTACTGATAATCGACCCAGAGTCGTGCGTGGACGAGGGCGATTCAATACTTCTGTGGCCTAAATTTGGATCTAAAACTGACAGCTGTAGTTACAGGCAATCGGGTTGGAAACTTAAGAAGCACCCAAACCAAAACCTCGATTGCGTGCATTGGATTCGACAGTTGATTGCAATATCACAAGATCGTCGGAGACAAGGTAATATCAAAGAGCTTTTTATTACTGCGAGGGGAGACCCAAAACCGGCATCCAGAACGGTTCTCGGCGGCTGGATCAAGTCCGTGCTGCGGGACGCAGGCGTGGAGGCCCCGCCGGGCTCTGTGCGGTCCGCCGTAGCGTCTCTAAATTGGATAGAACATTTTCCAGTAGACCAAATTCTTGCAACCGGTAACTGGAGGCAAGAGCATACATTTAGGACCTATTACcaaaaagaaataattaatcAAGCATCTGATACTGATTTATCGCACTCGGTTTCTCTATCTAATTTCTTTGAACCGGTGCAGTAATTTatgttacaaattaataaatagattATTGAAAGTAGACTAGATTTTGCCTGATGATCTGTAGTATACATTCATTATCAtgaaaatatagatttaatatACCTATAAcctgtatttatttttcataagaCGTAGCATCATCATTTGACTACCAGGAGATAACAAACACATCACTCAACAAGATGGATTCCGGATATTGGCACGGAACAAATAATAGAGAGTTTTAACTAACAATAAAACTTACCTATTATTTTTCCAACAATATCCGGAATCCAGGTAATGCCTACCTGGTACATCGTGAGTAAGTATAATGATCAAAAAGCCGCGCCATATTCCGGTCGCCGCCATTGCCCCCACCAAAACGAGCGATGGTGGCGCCGGAAGTCGAAGGGAGGAAGTGGCTAAGACGAAAAAACCATGAAAAAGACAGGGGCTTTACTCAACAAGATGGATTCCGGATATTGTTGGAAAAATAATAGGTAAGTTTTATTGTTAGTTAAAACTCTCTATTTTGTATTCTGTATTTGTTCGCACTGTAGgcctaacatttatttatttattaggtacaccaacaaagtcacatacataatgcgcgccgtgataacttttatcgacgtcaaaatgtatgggcgacagcgataaaatggcgtgataaccacttgtcgcggcgcgcatctttaGCCGAGTGGTGAGCTATTTAGTAGCTGaaccacataataataataagtactaaagtctggtctgtgagcacgtagaattctgtccaatgaccccaagctacccatccttatcgctcacgcgtaattatattgctgtcgcgactgtgcgacgggcgcccgcagtgagtgtgcgagcgcgatatcaatataattacgcgcgagcgataaagatgggtagcttggggtcattggtcaaaattctacgtgctcacagaccgggctttacgtACAGAAAGTTGTTTTTCGCGAAGGTATgaagtaatttataataatctGTGACGAACTGAATTTCACACGAACTTCGCTtccgcgggcaaaaactagtgttttaaataaaaccgtAATTTGCCAAAGCGCTGGActcgaaatttaaaaattaataattacacAAAACATAACTCACCATAGGCCACATGGAGGCGGAAAAGGTGTCGGAAGAAACGGAGTGCGGCGGCGACACGTCCCCGCGAGACGTTATTTGCTCCTGGAATTGCATTACAACTTACTATAGATAATAACTCTTAACTACGTCACATACATCGTACGAAATTAACAGTAATAATCATGGTAACGGTATGCCTGAAGTCGTTATTTTTATTGCCTtataaaaactgtcaaaacgagattctcatagattttgtatggtaaTACGTCACCATTTTgtaaccaaaaatcttaatttataggtaatttcaaattaatccttcaaggcccgcgaatctagacacaatagataatcaattgttatgacattcattaatgccgtctgggactcaagcggttaatgaAGTTTTATAAACCAGAACGAAGTgtcttttttaaaaaagttgtgctttagaattattggagaatggtgttAAATACCCAATTActtaaaatatcaattactcGACCCGGGCTAAATGTGCCAACCACACGAAGCCAAAGCCcgaatcctacttcctactaattataaatgcgaaagtttgtatggatatctggatgtctgttactctttcacgcaaaaactactgaacggattttgatgaaactttacaatattagtctttataacccagaataatatataatttatgacgatctgtgacgaactaaatttcacgcgggtgaagccgggGGCTAAAGCTAATCTAcaacttctatactaatattataaatgcgaaagtaactctgtctgtttgtttgtcttgctttcacgcctaaaccactgaaccgattttgatgaaatttggcatatagacagtttgagtcccgggaaaggacttattatagtttttatcccggtaatcgaaacagggacgcgggggataaagtttttctgtgacagacaaaattccaggtgggtgaagccgcgggcaaaagctagtaaagaaTAAAAAAGATAGTACCTGAAGGATAGAGTTCCGCTTCCTCTCAGTATCCAGCGCCGCTCGCTCGGCGTCCAGCGCTTGCTGCGCCGCCGCCAGCTGCCCGCGAAGCTCCGACGCCGTCGCTGCCTTCTCGCACAGAACCCTGTCCAGCTCGGATGTTTTGCTGGAAGTATGTGTACATTCCTTAAGCTTTACAACAAATGTGCGTTGTCTTTAGAAACTTTTAGCAACCCCGTCCTTTTTCTACTGGTGTTAATTACGTGTTACGTTTTAGACCTGAATCACATCTTTCTCTTTACGTTTACATCATAAGTAAGTTTAATGTACAATATTTATTGCAAATGCAAAATTCTACTTCGTTACGTCAAAGTGTGCAGTGCATCGGTGCTAGCAGTGATCTGTCTTTCTAGAAACAGTTTTGGTTTTTGGAACTCGCTCAGGGTGGTCATAAACGATAGTCGGCATGAATGTCTACACGATTAAGTTATCATTCTTAATTATTTATGAAACATGGGGGGGGGACAATTGATCACAGGTCCCTAAGCACGTCAAAGTCACTCACTTGGCTAGTTCCTCTTCCAGTTTGGTGACCCTATTGAGCAGTTGCTGTGCGTGCGCGGTGACGACGTCGAGGCGCGCCTGCGCGTCCTGTAGCAAGCCTTCCGCCGCGCTCAAGCGAGAAGTATATCCCCGCCACCTAGTCTAGAGGTAATTGTCACTC
The DNA window shown above is from Ostrinia nubilalis chromosome 13, ilOstNubi1.1, whole genome shotgun sequence and carries:
- the LOC135077240 gene encoding uncharacterized protein LOC135077240: MQTAERSTYPVYNEATPNITQSIDYQTFRNKKKSSHVSTNKANVRHTCTREGTDKSQLPIEVFSSAKSRRFIPSHFQFETVKQICQIEKVSSVQSFSRAKFLTERRLDGEGGSQPSVLSSTYSRAASKVPETDLQRRAAPDDLPSVWPVIGTENVHFPDELDRRISEESQYQVCGLFGRFLAGQSVSPYFTRPRRFYGEPDATTRMDDQRGQICTGSDSTPGVSGSYMGHQTQHEVPVGTEAPNATHGPSKSDVQGQLVSPTSPVTSGETQLCLIRRTQRATTLSDYAVLQPTASQSAPLQASKYTRTCSYRDELVDGSRTGLVSDTYSPDITPADHGRVRLRLGSSTGRCEHVRSVDKTTTHMACQPQRALCGFRGDTTERVATECSHIVTNGQPYGSGVRQQGRRNQIEETVRPHSATVDSNGPAQYSSDGTVLPGQIQLRSGRIIPGPGLPGVEFDRGSHECNIPDVGNAGSGLVRIEDGSRGSEVRNNGHAGRRSNFSQRLPAAVGLRPGVAVPSAEFDSPSTVVSQHGERSVCFDHPEVEQGLLESGPSSPRHSGTIPHTEPGTSTHRHENRDASAPDPRNMFGGMAGIGWFDEIKGWSQEETSLLMSSWRKSTLNTYRPAWNKWKTWCGANSISYTSPSPEQVARYLAHLHNDEGLAYRTILVHKSVIATFTNTNLSSNFFVKHILKAVSVAKEKKTKPPIWNVKELLKCLENSAPDSSNLYQVSRRAAILLLLASGRRVHDLTLLIIDPESCVDEGDSILLWPKFGSKTDSCSYRQSGWKLKKHPNQNLDCVHWIRQLIAISQDRRRQGNIKELFITARGDPKPASRTVLGGWIKSVLRDAGVEAPPGSVRSAVASLNWIEHFPVDQILATGNWRQEHTFRTYYQKEIINQASDTDLSHSVSLSNFFEPVQ